The following proteins come from a genomic window of Bradyrhizobium paxllaeri:
- a CDS encoding CBS domain-containing protein encodes MKVKDAMHKGVDWVNPDTPITEIAKLMREHDIGCIPIGENDQLVGMVTDRDIVCKGIANGKFDPSRALARDVMTEGIHCCREDDDLAKAVHHMEALQIRRLPVINKSKRMVGMISLGDVGRFAPNELLAGCVKTVTAHH; translated from the coding sequence ATGAAAGTCAAAGACGCGATGCACAAGGGCGTCGACTGGGTAAACCCCGATACGCCCATCACCGAAATTGCCAAGCTGATGCGAGAACATGACATCGGCTGCATTCCGATCGGCGAGAACGATCAACTGGTCGGGATGGTGACCGATCGTGATATCGTCTGCAAAGGAATTGCGAACGGCAAGTTCGATCCCAGCCGCGCGCTGGCGCGCGATGTGATGACCGAAGGCATTCATTGCTGCCGGGAAGACGATGACCTTGCCAAGGCCGTCCATCACATGGAGGCGCTGCAGATCCGAAGGTTGCCTGTGATCAACAAGAGCAAGCGAATGGTCGGCATGATCAGCCTCGGCGATGTCGGCCGTTTTGCGCCCAATGAATTGCTGGCCGGGTGCGTGAAGACCGTCACCGCCCATCACTGA
- a CDS encoding sugar O-acetyltransferase: protein MSNEDGARIIYRRTPESAAMVANTRRAMAITASLNRLTFNDADEIRALFSELIGKRVDESFLLIPPFYTAGGDEIRVGRNVFVNQNCTFYDLGGLDIADDVMIGPNVSIITTGHPLEPSQRRAVTIGKPIVIERNVWIAAGATIIGGVTVGENSVVAAGSVVTKNIPPNTLVGGNPARVIRSIGDDWKLR, encoded by the coding sequence ATGTCGAATGAGGATGGCGCCAGGATCATTTACAGGAGGACGCCGGAATCGGCGGCGATGGTGGCAAACACGAGGAGGGCGATGGCAATCACCGCGTCACTTAACCGTTTGACATTCAATGATGCGGACGAAATTCGGGCCTTGTTCAGCGAACTCATCGGCAAAAGGGTAGATGAGAGTTTCCTGCTGATCCCGCCATTCTATACCGCGGGTGGGGACGAAATTCGCGTTGGGCGTAATGTCTTCGTCAATCAGAATTGCACTTTCTACGATCTTGGCGGACTCGACATCGCAGACGACGTGATGATCGGACCGAACGTGAGCATCATCACAACGGGTCATCCCCTTGAACCTTCGCAGCGTCGCGCCGTCACGATCGGAAAACCAATCGTGATCGAGAGAAACGTCTGGATCGCGGCCGGCGCAACGATTATCGGCGGGGTGACCGTAGGCGAGAACTCGGTTGTGGCTGCGGGTTCGGTAGTTACCAAAAACATTCCCCCGAATACCCTTGTCGGAGGAAATCCGGCGCGCGTCATTCGTTCGATTGGCGACGATTGGAAACTCAGATGA
- a CDS encoding ABC transporter ATP-binding protein, translating into MAEEAEDVPVIYLHEIKREYRQGEATLTILNGAKLALWAGQSVALVAPSGSGKSTLLHIAGLLETPDDGEVYVAGTPTSQLSDIDRTQIRRSDIGFVYQSHRLLPEFTALENVMLPQMIRGLKRSETIKRSQEILAYLGLGDRITHRPAELSGGEQQRVAIARAVANAPRVLLADEPTGNLDPTTADRVFNALMQLVKATQVAMLIATHNMELAGRMDRRVSLVDGQVVEMD; encoded by the coding sequence ATGGCCGAAGAGGCGGAAGACGTACCGGTTATCTATCTCCACGAGATAAAACGCGAGTACAGGCAGGGCGAGGCGACGCTGACGATCCTGAACGGCGCCAAGCTCGCGCTGTGGGCGGGACAGTCGGTGGCGCTGGTGGCGCCGTCGGGCTCGGGCAAGTCGACGCTGCTGCACATCGCGGGGCTGCTCGAAACTCCTGATGACGGCGAGGTCTATGTCGCGGGTACGCCCACCTCGCAATTGTCCGACATCGATCGCACCCAGATCCGGCGCTCCGACATCGGCTTCGTCTATCAGTCGCATCGGCTGCTGCCGGAATTCACCGCGCTCGAAAACGTCATGCTGCCGCAGATGATCCGCGGCCTCAAACGTTCCGAGACGATCAAGCGCTCGCAGGAGATTTTGGCCTATCTCGGCCTCGGCGACCGCATCACGCACCGCCCGGCCGAACTCTCCGGCGGCGAGCAGCAGCGCGTCGCCATCGCGCGCGCGGTCGCCAATGCGCCGCGGGTGCTCCTCGCGGACGAGCCGACCGGCAATCTCGATCCGACGACGGCCGACCGTGTCTTCAATGCGTTGATGCAGCTTGTGAAGGCGACGCAGGTCGCGATGCTGATCGCCACCCATAACATGGAACTGGCCGGCCGGATGGACCGGCGCGTGTCTCTGGTCGACGGCCAGGTCGTCGAAATGGACTAG
- a CDS encoding helix-turn-helix domain-containing protein translates to MAQTTKHHADQVQATVARGAAATSAMVASWRRSSNFHRLDPAERSLPRRLSPAEFENARQQIEPLVRAAQSNLDRLFLAVGGVGCCVLLADRNGVPVDRRGAACDDETFKAWGLWTGTVWSEDCEGTNGIGTCLAEQRALTVHRDQHFYARNTLLSCTSAPIYDHEGRLAAALDVSSCRADLTEGFVNLISVAVSDAARRIETENFRLAFPNARFLFAPDINRGGGGLIAVDGDDLVIGATRSARLVLGVNRDFLKKPLPAADLLGGSSSPVRDLDQAERAAVQRALARSDGNVSAAAEALGISRATLHRKLRRLELNRAH, encoded by the coding sequence GTGGCGCAGACCACCAAACACCATGCCGATCAGGTGCAGGCGACGGTCGCGCGTGGCGCGGCCGCGACATCGGCCATGGTGGCGTCCTGGCGCCGCTCATCCAATTTTCATCGTCTCGATCCGGCCGAACGCAGTCTGCCGCGCCGCCTGAGTCCGGCCGAATTCGAAAACGCACGGCAGCAGATCGAGCCGCTGGTCCGCGCGGCGCAATCCAACCTGGATCGCCTGTTCCTCGCAGTCGGCGGTGTCGGTTGTTGTGTGCTGCTGGCCGACCGCAATGGCGTGCCGGTCGACCGCCGCGGCGCAGCGTGTGACGACGAGACGTTCAAGGCGTGGGGATTGTGGACCGGGACGGTCTGGAGCGAGGACTGCGAGGGCACCAACGGCATCGGGACCTGCCTGGCCGAGCAACGCGCGCTCACCGTTCATCGCGACCAGCATTTTTATGCGCGCAACACGCTGCTGAGCTGCACCTCGGCCCCGATCTACGATCACGAGGGCCGGCTCGCCGCGGCGCTCGACGTTTCCTCCTGCCGCGCGGATCTCACGGAAGGTTTCGTCAATCTGATATCCGTCGCTGTCAGCGACGCGGCGCGGCGGATCGAGACGGAGAATTTCCGTCTGGCGTTTCCGAACGCCCGCTTTCTGTTCGCACCGGATATCAATCGCGGCGGGGGCGGGCTGATCGCGGTCGATGGCGACGATCTCGTTATCGGCGCGACACGGTCGGCGCGGCTGGTGCTCGGTGTGAACAGGGATTTTCTGAAGAAGCCGCTGCCTGCGGCGGACCTGCTCGGCGGCTCGTCAAGCCCGGTGCGCGATCTCGATCAGGCCGAGCGGGCAGCCGTGCAACGGGCTCTGGCGCGCAGCGACGGCAACGTGTCGGCCGCCGCCGAGGCGCTCGGCATCAGCCGCGCCACCTTGCACCGAAAGCTGCGGCGCCTGGAACTCAATCGCGCGCACTGA
- a CDS encoding carbonic anhydrase, protein MCEKCSLDQLHPTAPSRRSVVLFAASALGGLMLAGTANAKDTKTPPKPQNVLSPDAALKKLMEGNVRYVGGTARRHDFKHEREALVGGQNPYAAVLSCADSRIAPEYAFDSGRGDLFVCRVAGNFANDDTVASMEYAVAVLGTPMILVLGHDSCGAVDATIKSLKDDKPPPGHIPSLVAAIAPAVKASAQQSGNALDNAIRQNVIDNVAKLKSAAPILNAAVEQNKLKVVGGIYRLATGKVELLS, encoded by the coding sequence ATGTGCGAAAAATGTTCATTAGATCAGCTTCATCCGACGGCGCCCTCGCGGCGTTCCGTAGTTCTCTTTGCGGCTTCGGCACTTGGTGGGCTGATGCTCGCCGGCACAGCTAACGCCAAGGACACGAAAACTCCTCCCAAGCCGCAGAACGTGTTGTCGCCGGATGCCGCCCTCAAGAAATTGATGGAAGGAAATGTGCGCTATGTTGGTGGCACAGCGCGGCGCCACGACTTCAAGCATGAAAGGGAAGCATTGGTCGGAGGTCAGAACCCTTACGCGGCCGTGCTGAGCTGCGCAGATTCGCGCATCGCGCCCGAATATGCCTTCGATAGCGGGCGTGGTGACCTGTTCGTCTGCCGCGTTGCTGGCAATTTCGCCAACGACGATACGGTTGCAAGCATGGAGTATGCCGTCGCCGTGCTCGGCACGCCGATGATCCTCGTGCTGGGTCACGACAGTTGCGGTGCCGTCGACGCGACGATCAAATCCCTGAAGGACGACAAGCCACCACCCGGACACATACCATCGCTGGTGGCCGCGATTGCTCCCGCGGTGAAGGCGTCAGCACAGCAGAGCGGAAACGCGCTCGACAACGCCATCCGCCAGAACGTGATTGATAACGTCGCCAAGCTGAAATCGGCCGCACCGATCCTCAACGCGGCCGTCGAGCAGAACAAGCTCAAAGTGGTCGGCGGCATCTACCGGCTTGCAACCGGCAAGGTCGAGCTGTTGAGTTGA
- a CDS encoding DUF3551 domain-containing protein, with the protein MRRAILAVLAASGLAAIGAAPAEAVGTRYPFCLQGDEYPGLSYCTFTSYEQCQATASGRFLYCIANPYYIGEREPAPSAYRPLPGRALPPAPAYGR; encoded by the coding sequence ATGCGTAGAGCGATACTGGCCGTGCTGGCCGCGAGCGGACTGGCAGCAATCGGCGCCGCGCCCGCCGAAGCGGTCGGCACAAGATATCCGTTCTGCCTTCAGGGCGATGAATATCCGGGGCTGAGCTACTGCACCTTCACGAGCTACGAACAGTGCCAGGCGACCGCGTCGGGACGCTTTCTCTACTGCATCGCCAATCCCTATTACATCGGCGAACGCGAACCGGCGCCCTCCGCCTATCGCCCGCTGCCCGGCCGTGCGCTGCCGCCCGCCCCCGCTTACGGCAGATAG
- a CDS encoding DUF3551 domain-containing protein yields the protein MRNLALAILAIGAASAAAPAQAQTYDPGYPVCLHVYGKISYYECAYTSLPQCNATASGRSAQCVINPYYAYASQGPSAPRNKRYRNGY from the coding sequence ATGCGCAATCTGGCTCTGGCAATTTTGGCGATCGGCGCGGCCTCGGCGGCTGCGCCGGCGCAAGCGCAGACATACGATCCCGGCTATCCGGTTTGCCTGCATGTTTATGGCAAGATCAGCTATTACGAATGTGCTTACACGTCGCTGCCCCAATGCAACGCGACCGCATCGGGCCGTTCGGCGCAGTGCGTGATCAATCCCTATTACGCGTATGCTTCCCAGGGACCGTCGGCACCTCGCAACAAGCGGTACCGCAACGGCTACTGA
- the adh gene encoding aldehyde dehydrogenase has product MNKVEFSRTAKAPFERRYGNYINGKWAEPRSGRYFENFSPVNGRLLCEVARSGAKDVEDALDVAHAAKEAWGRTSVAERALILNRIADRMEQNLDLLALAETWDNGKPIRETTAADVPLAIDHFRYFAGAIRAQEGGLSEIDHDTVAYHFHEPLGVVGQIIPWNFPLLMACWKLAPALAAGNCVVLKPAEQTPAAIMVWAGLIGDLLPPGVLNIVNGFGLEAGKPLASSPRISKIAFTGETSTGRLIMQYASANLIPVTLELGGKSPNIFFKDVTAEDDEFFDKAIEGFVMFAFNQGEVCTCPSRALIHESIFDRFMERALKRVEAIVQGDPLDPATMIGAQASSEQMQKILSYVDIGREEGAQVLTGGARNELPGDLAGGFYVKPTVFKGNNKMRIFQEEIFGPVVSVTTFKDDDEALAIANDTLYGLGAGIWSRDASRLYRFGRAIQAGRVWTNCYHAYPAHAAFGGYKQSGVGRETHKMMLDHYQQTKNLLVSYSPKKLGFF; this is encoded by the coding sequence ATGAACAAGGTCGAATTTTCACGGACTGCGAAGGCCCCGTTCGAAAGGCGTTACGGGAACTACATCAACGGAAAATGGGCCGAGCCGCGCTCGGGCCGCTACTTCGAAAACTTCTCGCCGGTGAACGGCCGGCTGCTCTGCGAGGTCGCGCGCTCCGGCGCCAAGGACGTCGAAGACGCGCTCGACGTGGCGCACGCCGCCAAGGAAGCGTGGGGCCGCACCAGCGTCGCCGAGCGCGCGCTGATCCTCAACCGCATCGCCGACCGCATGGAGCAGAACCTCGATCTGCTCGCGCTCGCCGAAACCTGGGACAACGGCAAGCCGATCCGCGAGACCACCGCAGCCGACGTGCCGCTCGCGATCGACCATTTCCGCTATTTCGCCGGCGCCATCCGTGCGCAAGAGGGCGGGCTTTCCGAAATCGACCACGACACCGTCGCCTATCATTTCCACGAGCCGCTCGGCGTCGTCGGGCAGATCATCCCGTGGAATTTCCCGTTGCTGATGGCGTGCTGGAAACTGGCGCCGGCGCTGGCCGCCGGAAACTGCGTCGTGCTGAAACCGGCCGAACAGACCCCGGCTGCGATCATGGTGTGGGCGGGGCTGATCGGCGACTTGTTGCCGCCGGGCGTGCTCAACATCGTCAACGGCTTCGGCCTCGAGGCCGGCAAGCCGCTGGCGTCATCGCCGCGCATTTCCAAGATCGCCTTCACCGGCGAGACCTCGACGGGCCGGCTGATCATGCAATATGCGAGTGCGAACCTCATTCCGGTCACGCTCGAGCTCGGCGGCAAGTCGCCCAACATCTTCTTCAAGGACGTCACGGCTGAGGATGACGAGTTCTTCGACAAGGCGATCGAGGGCTTCGTCATGTTCGCCTTCAACCAGGGCGAAGTCTGCACCTGTCCGAGCCGCGCGCTGATCCATGAATCGATTTTCGACCGCTTCATGGAAAGAGCCTTGAAGCGCGTCGAGGCGATCGTGCAGGGCGACCCGCTCGATCCGGCCACCATGATCGGTGCGCAGGCGTCGTCCGAACAGATGCAGAAGATCCTGTCCTATGTCGACATCGGCCGCGAGGAGGGCGCGCAGGTGCTGACGGGCGGGGCGCGCAACGAACTGCCGGGCGATCTGGCCGGCGGCTTCTACGTCAAGCCCACGGTGTTCAAGGGCAACAACAAGATGCGCATCTTCCAGGAGGAGATCTTCGGACCCGTGGTTTCGGTCACGACCTTCAAGGACGATGACGAGGCGCTCGCGATCGCCAACGACACGCTCTACGGTCTCGGCGCCGGCATCTGGAGCCGCGATGCGAGCCGGCTCTACCGTTTCGGCCGCGCCATCCAGGCGGGCCGGGTCTGGACCAATTGCTACCACGCCTATCCGGCGCATGCCGCGTTCGGCGGTTACAAGCAATCGGGCGTCGGCCGCGAGACCCACAAGATGATGCTCGACCACTACCAGCAGACCAAGAACCTGCTCGTCAGCTACAGCCCGAAGAAGCTCGGCTTCTTCTGA
- a CDS encoding outer membrane protein, translating into MKKVLLVTASLIALGATAPALAADLAARPYTKAPPMVAAVYDWTGFYIGANGGWGSSRNSWDSVPPAFLVGPEGSHDATGGTVGGQVGYRWQAGTWVFGLEAQGNWADFSGSNVSQVFANSRNHTNVDAFGLFTGQVGYAVNNVLLYVKGGAAVTANSYRINNFAGALVGVTGDDTRWGGTIGAGLEYAFAPNWSVGVEYNHLFMQDRTYTFTAPGGGFVGTDRIRQDVDLVTARLNYKFGGPAVSRY; encoded by the coding sequence ATGAAGAAGGTTTTGCTTGTTACAGCCAGTCTGATCGCACTCGGCGCAACTGCGCCGGCACTCGCTGCGGATCTCGCTGCGCGTCCCTACACCAAGGCGCCCCCGATGGTCGCTGCTGTGTATGACTGGACCGGGTTCTACATCGGTGCGAACGGTGGTTGGGGTTCGAGCCGCAACTCTTGGGATTCGGTTCCGCCTGCTTTTTTGGTTGGGCCGGAAGGCTCTCATGACGCGACCGGCGGCACGGTCGGTGGCCAGGTCGGCTATCGCTGGCAGGCCGGCACCTGGGTGTTCGGCCTTGAAGCTCAGGGCAACTGGGCCGACTTCTCGGGCAGCAACGTGAGCCAGGTGTTCGCCAATTCTCGCAATCACACGAACGTCGATGCGTTCGGCCTGTTCACCGGTCAGGTCGGTTATGCCGTCAACAACGTCCTGCTCTACGTCAAGGGCGGTGCTGCGGTGACCGCGAATAGCTACCGCATCAACAACTTTGCAGGCGCACTTGTTGGCGTCACCGGCGACGACACCCGCTGGGGCGGTACGATCGGTGCCGGCCTCGAATACGCCTTCGCCCCGAACTGGTCGGTCGGCGTCGAGTACAATCACCTGTTCATGCAGGATCGTACCTACACCTTCACCGCGCCGGGTGGCGGCTTCGTCGGCACCGACCGCATCCGTCAGGACGTCGATCTCGTCACCGCCCGCCTGAACTACAAGTTCGGCGGTCCGGCCGTCTCGCGGTACTGA
- a CDS encoding aminoacyl-tRNA deacylase, whose product MTVSPTLQKYLDQSVTYDVIPHAPTMSSNRTAEACHVPGESLAKAVVLRRDGGYMMAVLPASHHLHLSALKSQLGHKVDLASEDEIEKLFEDCERGAIPPLGECYGLDVIIDDSIDARREIYLEGGDHATLIRMDGEQYARLTAKAWRGHFSTHD is encoded by the coding sequence ATGACCGTTTCCCCGACCCTGCAAAAGTACCTGGATCAAAGCGTCACCTACGACGTGATCCCGCATGCCCCAACCATGTCATCGAACCGTACGGCCGAGGCTTGCCACGTGCCGGGCGAGTCGCTGGCCAAGGCCGTCGTGCTGCGGCGCGACGGCGGCTACATGATGGCCGTGCTTCCGGCCTCCCATCACCTGCATCTGTCGGCGCTGAAAAGTCAGCTCGGCCACAAGGTCGACCTGGCGAGCGAGGACGAGATCGAAAAGCTGTTCGAGGACTGCGAACGCGGCGCGATCCCGCCGCTCGGCGAATGCTACGGGCTGGACGTCATCATCGACGACAGCATCGACGCGCGACGGGAAATCTACTTGGAAGGAGGCGATCACGCGACGCTGATCCGCATGGATGGCGAGCAGTACGCACGATTGACGGCGAAGGCCTGGCGCGGCCACTTCAGCACGCACGATTGA
- the dnaE gene encoding DNA polymerase III subunit alpha encodes MSSAGFVHLHVHSAYSLLKGSIKIAKLGELAKADRQPALALTDTDNMFGALEFSDKMAGYGIQPIVGCELAVDFGDQDPNARNALAATPSRIVLLAAKERGYRSLMRLNSRAFLETPVHQSPHIKLEWLEGDSEDLIALTGGPDGPISLALQADHAALAASRCERLASLFGDRLYIELQRHGIDKERRVEGGLIDLAYAKGLPLVATNEPYFASNDDYEAHDALLCIAGGKLIAETDRDQLTPDHRFKTRAEMALLFADIPEALASTVEIAERCSFRPKTRKPILPFFTVGAASSSDAAAVEAAELKRQAEEGLAKRLRVHGLSPNTTEEDYNKRLAFELDVITRMKYAGYFLIVSDFIKWGKSQGIPVGPGRGSGAGSLVAWALTITDLDPIKFGLLFERFLNPERVSMPDFDIDFCQDRRGEVIQYVQQRYGRDQVAQIITFGTLQARGVLRDVGRVLQMPYGQVDKLTKLVPQNPAAPVTLAQAIEGEPKLQAFRDEDPVVARAFDIAQRLEGLTRHASTHAAGIVIGDRPLSELVPLYRDPKSDMPVTQFNMKWVEPAGLVKFDFLGLKTLTVLDVAVKLLKPRGIDVDLATLPIDDAPSYQMLARGDVVGVFQVESQGMRRALIDMRPDRFEDIIALVALYRPGPMANIPTYCARKHGDEEPEYLHPVLEPILKETFGVIIYQEQVMQIAQVMSGYSLGDADLLRRAMGKKIRAEMDKQRDIFVAGAVKNGVPKGQADTIFELLAKFADYGFNKSHAAAYALVSYHTAYMKAHYPVEFLAASMTLELNNTDKLSEFRAEAQRLGIKVEAPNINRSGATFEVGENTIYYALAALKGVGQQAIDQIVEERKKSAFTSLADFAARVNPRAINKRIIESLAAAGAFDTLESNRARVFAGADAILAACQRSHEAATIGQNDMFGNAADAPTIMLPQIEPWLPAEKLRREYDAVGFFLSGHPLDDYVTVLKRLRVQSWAEFSRAVKTGATAGKVAATVVSRMERRTKTGNKMGIMGLSDPTGHFEAVLFSEGLAQYRDVLEPGAAVLLQLGAELQGEDVRARVLHAEPLDDAAAKTQKGLRIFVRDTKPLDSIARRLNMPEASATNGPAKGLPAKPAPAPSGGADGDVSVVMMLDLQTEVEMKLPGRFKVSPQIAGAIKAVAGVVDVQTL; translated from the coding sequence ATGTCCAGTGCCGGATTTGTTCACCTTCACGTTCATTCGGCCTATTCGCTGCTGAAGGGCTCGATCAAGATCGCCAAACTCGGCGAACTGGCGAAAGCCGACCGCCAGCCGGCGCTGGCGCTGACCGATACCGACAACATGTTCGGGGCGCTGGAATTCTCCGACAAGATGGCGGGCTACGGCATCCAGCCGATCGTCGGCTGCGAACTCGCCGTCGATTTCGGTGACCAGGACCCGAACGCGCGCAATGCGCTGGCCGCCACGCCGTCGCGAATCGTGCTGCTGGCTGCAAAGGAGCGCGGCTACCGCAGCCTGATGCGGCTGAACTCGCGCGCGTTTCTGGAAACGCCGGTCCATCAATCCCCGCATATCAAGCTCGAGTGGCTGGAAGGCGATTCCGAGGATCTGATCGCGCTGACCGGCGGCCCGGATGGGCCGATCTCGCTGGCGCTGCAGGCCGATCACGCGGCGCTTGCGGCAAGCCGTTGCGAGCGGTTGGCCAGCTTGTTCGGCGATCGCCTCTATATCGAATTGCAGCGCCACGGCATCGACAAGGAGCGTCGCGTCGAGGGCGGCCTGATCGATCTCGCCTATGCCAAGGGCCTGCCGCTGGTCGCGACCAATGAGCCGTATTTTGCCTCGAACGACGATTACGAGGCCCATGACGCCCTGTTGTGCATTGCCGGCGGCAAGCTGATCGCCGAGACCGACCGCGACCAGCTCACGCCGGACCACCGCTTCAAGACCCGCGCCGAGATGGCGCTGCTGTTCGCCGACATTCCGGAAGCGCTGGCCTCGACCGTCGAGATCGCGGAGCGCTGCTCGTTCCGGCCGAAGACGCGCAAGCCGATCCTGCCGTTCTTCACCGTCGGTGCCGCATCGAGTTCAGACGCCGCCGCGGTCGAAGCCGCCGAGCTGAAGCGTCAGGCGGAGGAGGGGCTCGCGAAGCGCCTGCGCGTGCATGGTCTTTCCCCGAACACGACGGAGGAGGACTACAACAAGCGGCTCGCCTTCGAACTCGATGTCATCACGCGCATGAAATATGCGGGCTACTTCCTGATCGTCTCCGACTTCATCAAATGGGGCAAGTCGCAGGGCATTCCGGTCGGACCGGGCCGCGGCTCCGGCGCGGGCTCGCTGGTGGCGTGGGCGCTGACCATCACCGACCTCGACCCGATCAAGTTCGGTCTGCTGTTCGAGCGCTTCCTCAATCCCGAGCGCGTGTCGATGCCGGACTTCGACATCGACTTCTGCCAGGATCGCCGCGGCGAGGTGATCCAGTACGTGCAGCAGCGCTACGGCCGCGATCAGGTGGCGCAGATCATCACCTTCGGTACCCTGCAGGCGCGTGGCGTGCTGCGCGACGTTGGCCGCGTGCTGCAGATGCCGTACGGCCAGGTAGACAAGCTGACAAAACTCGTGCCGCAAAATCCCGCCGCGCCGGTGACGCTGGCGCAGGCGATCGAGGGCGAGCCCAAGCTGCAGGCGTTCCGCGACGAGGATCCGGTGGTGGCGCGGGCCTTTGACATCGCCCAGCGCCTCGAAGGGTTGACGCGCCACGCCTCGACCCACGCAGCCGGCATCGTGATCGGCGATCGGCCCTTGAGCGAACTGGTGCCGCTCTATCGCGATCCGAAATCCGACATGCCGGTGACCCAGTTCAACATGAAATGGGTCGAGCCGGCGGGGCTCGTGAAGTTCGACTTCCTCGGCCTGAAAACGCTGACTGTGCTCGATGTTGCGGTGAAGCTGCTCAAGCCGCGTGGCATTGATGTCGACCTGGCAACGCTTCCGATCGACGACGCGCCGAGTTACCAGATGCTGGCGCGGGGCGATGTGGTCGGCGTGTTCCAGGTGGAAAGCCAGGGCATGCGGCGCGCGCTGATCGACATGCGTCCCGACCGTTTCGAGGACATCATCGCGCTGGTGGCGCTCTATCGCCCGGGCCCGATGGCCAACATCCCGACCTATTGCGCGCGCAAGCACGGCGACGAGGAGCCGGAATATCTGCACCCCGTGCTGGAGCCGATCCTCAAGGAGACGTTCGGCGTCATCATCTACCAGGAACAGGTGATGCAGATCGCGCAGGTGATGTCGGGTTATTCGCTCGGCGACGCCGACCTGCTACGCCGCGCGATGGGCAAGAAGATTCGCGCCGAGATGGACAAGCAGCGCGACATCTTCGTCGCCGGCGCGGTCAAGAACGGCGTGCCGAAAGGGCAGGCCGACACGATCTTCGAACTGCTGGCAAAATTCGCCGACTACGGCTTCAACAAGAGCCACGCCGCGGCCTACGCGCTGGTGTCCTACCACACCGCCTACATGAAGGCGCATTACCCGGTAGAGTTCCTGGCGGCGTCGATGACGCTCGAACTCAACAACACCGACAAGCTCTCGGAATTTCGCGCCGAGGCGCAGCGGCTCGGCATCAAGGTCGAGGCGCCAAACATCAACCGCTCGGGCGCCACCTTCGAGGTCGGCGAGAACACCATCTACTACGCGCTGGCCGCGCTGAAGGGCGTCGGGCAACAGGCGATCGATCAGATCGTGGAGGAACGCAAGAAGAGCGCGTTCACCTCGCTTGCGGACTTCGCTGCTCGGGTCAATCCGCGTGCGATCAACAAGCGCATCATCGAGAGTCTCGCCGCGGCCGGCGCCTTCGACACGCTCGAATCCAACCGCGCCCGCGTCTTTGCAGGCGCCGACGCCATTCTCGCCGCCTGCCAGCGCAGCCACGAGGCGGCAACGATCGGCCAGAACGACATGTTCGGCAATGCGGCGGACGCACCGACCATCATGCTGCCGCAGATCGAACCCTGGCTGCCGGCCGAAAAACTCCGCCGCGAATACGACGCCGTCGGCTTCTTCCTGTCAGGTCATCCGCTCGACGATTACGTGACCGTGCTGAAGCGGCTGCGCGTGCAGTCCTGGGCGGAATTCTCCCGCGCCGTCAAAACCGGTGCGACCGCGGGCAAGGTCGCGGCCACCGTGGTGTCGCGGATGGAACGCCGGACCAAGACCGGCAACAAGATGGGCATCATGGGCCTGTCGGACCCGACCGGGCATTTCGAAGCCGTGCTGTTTTCCGAAGGACTGGCGCAATATCGCGACGTGCTGGAGCCGGGCGCTGCCGTGCTGTTGCAACTCGGCGCCGAGTTGCAGGGTGAGGACGTCCGCGCGCGGGTGCTGCATGCCGAGCCGCTGGATGACGCCGCGGCCAAAACCCAAAAAGGCCTGCGGATTTTCGTTCGCGACACCAAGCCCCTGGATTCGATCGCGCGGCGGCTCAATATGCCCGAGGCATCGGCAACAAACGGTCCGGCCAAGGGCCTGCCGGCAAAGCCCGCACCTGCGCCATCGGGCGGAGCCGATGGCGACGTCTCGGTGGTCATGATGCTCGACCTGCAGACCGAGGTGGAAATGAAGCTGCCGGGCCGCTTCAAGGTCTCGCCGCAGATCGCCGGCGCGATCAAGGCGGTGGCCGGCGTGGTGGACGTGCAGACGCTATAA